In one Dermacentor albipictus isolate Rhodes 1998 colony chromosome 4, USDA_Dalb.pri_finalv2, whole genome shotgun sequence genomic region, the following are encoded:
- the LOC135901154 gene encoding solute carrier family 2, facilitated glucose transporter member 8-like isoform X1 has translation MRSAEKSRKPSWVTEYVGVNFQKVPSRPADAFAPAAAVGTEQEVHKSPAAPTRRPLYFAVFAAYLGSMAFGFAITYSSPALPDVRPRMNFTVEDSAWFGSLVKCGSIFGGLLGGQLVNMVGRRATLFISCGWFIAGWLCIILAQSIPLLFSGRALTGVAVGIVAPAVPVFISEICPSNIRGLLNTGSNVALYCGILATYVLGKWLAYQHLAIALMAPTVLMSVLLFWTKESPRWLLQKGRHEAALESALFYYGPEGKKELDAIEESLCGTEQFRLRDLAVPYVYRPFLCMLLVMFVQQSSGVTVLVVYTHDIFREAGTSIPSDDCSIIIGVVQVFVVAIATVLTDRVGRKILLLVSTLATSMCLFLFGYSFYLKQHSPETFATSYTWLPIASVGLIFVAFNIGMGHLPWLLLGEMLPLRVKGFATGFCTAFSFGYSFLLIKEFYRLQFVLGVAGSYWLFGILLLVGFLLFWIFLPETKRKTLEEIEQLFGKQAVDFASEAVISKSTRV, from the exons ATGAGGAGCGCAGAAAAATCTCGCAAGCCTTCTTGGGTGACTGAGTACGTGGGTGTCAACTTCCAGAAAG TGCCCAGCAGGCCGGCTGATGCCTTCGCTCCAGCAGCGGCCGTCGGCACTGAGCAAGAGGTCCACAAGAGCCCAGCTGCTCCGACGAGACGGCCGCTGTACTTTGCAGTGTTCGCTGCCTACTTGGGCAGTATGGCTTTCGGCTTCGCCATCACCTACTCGTCGCCGGCGTTGCCCGACGTCCGGCCCAGGATGAACTTCACCGTCGAGGACAGTGCCTGGTTCGGCTCGCTCGTCAAATGCGGCTCCATTTTCGGCGGCCTGCTCGGAG GGCAGCTTGTGAACATGGTCGGTCGACGGGCGACTCTCTTCATCTCTTGCGGCTGGTTTATCGCTGGCTGGTTGTGCATCATCTTGGCCCAGTCAATCCCCCTGTTGTTCTCCGGGCGAGCCCTTACAGGTGTTGCTGTCGGCATCGTGGCGCCTGCAGTGCCTGTATTTATATCCGAGATCTGCCCGTCCAACATTCGCGGTCTACTTAATACTGGCAGCAATGTTGCCCTCTACTGCGGCATCCTGGCCACTTACGTCCTCGGGAAGTGGCTTGCTTACCAGCACCTCGCCATCGCGCTCATGGCGCCAACAGTCCTCATGAGCGTCCTGTTATTCTGGACGAAGGAGTCTCCCCGCTGGCTTCTTCAGAAAGGCCGCCATGAGGCGGCGCTGGAGTCAGCACTGTTCTACTACGGACCAGAGGGCAAGAAGGAGTTAGATGCCATTGAAGAAAGCCTTTGCGGAACCGAGCAATTCCGCTTACGGGACCTAGCTGTGCCGTACGTGTACAGGCCATTCTTGTGCATGCTGTTGGTCATGTTTGTACAGCAGTCATCGGGAGTGACCGTCCTAGTAGTTTACACACACGACATCTTCCGCGAGGCGGGAACGTCGATTCCGTCGGACGACTGCAGCATAATCATTGGTGTAGTGCAAGTGTTCGTGGTGGCGATCGCCACAGTACTGACGGATCGCGTCGGGCGCAAGATCCTGCTCTTGGTCTCCACTTTGGCAACGAGCATGTGCTTGTTCCTGTTCGGATACTCTTTTTACCTCAAACAGCACAGCCCGGAGACATTCGCCACCTCATACACATGGCTGCCGATTGCGTCGGTGGGACTGATCTTTGTGGCATTCAACATCGGCATGGGCCACCTTCCTTGGTTACTTCTCGGAGAGATGCTGCCGCTACGCGTAAAAGGTTTTGCCACGGGATTCTGCACAGCGTTCTCCTTCGGCTACTCGTTCCTTCTCATCAAGGAGTTTTACAGGCTACAGTTTGTTCTGGGGGTAGCAGGGTCCTATTGGCTATTCGGTATCTTGCTTCTCGTAGGCTTCCTTCTATTCTGGATTTTTCTtccagaaacaaaaagaaaaacgctaGAAGAAATTGAGCAGCTTTTTGGAAAGCAAGCGGTTGACTTCGCCAGCGAAGCGGTGATCAGCAAAAGCACTCGTGTGTAG
- the LOC135901154 gene encoding solute carrier family 2, facilitated glucose transporter member 8-like isoform X2 — protein sequence MRMMALPSRPADAFAPAAAVGTEQEVHKSPAAPTRRPLYFAVFAAYLGSMAFGFAITYSSPALPDVRPRMNFTVEDSAWFGSLVKCGSIFGGLLGGQLVNMVGRRATLFISCGWFIAGWLCIILAQSIPLLFSGRALTGVAVGIVAPAVPVFISEICPSNIRGLLNTGSNVALYCGILATYVLGKWLAYQHLAIALMAPTVLMSVLLFWTKESPRWLLQKGRHEAALESALFYYGPEGKKELDAIEESLCGTEQFRLRDLAVPYVYRPFLCMLLVMFVQQSSGVTVLVVYTHDIFREAGTSIPSDDCSIIIGVVQVFVVAIATVLTDRVGRKILLLVSTLATSMCLFLFGYSFYLKQHSPETFATSYTWLPIASVGLIFVAFNIGMGHLPWLLLGEMLPLRVKGFATGFCTAFSFGYSFLLIKEFYRLQFVLGVAGSYWLFGILLLVGFLLFWIFLPETKRKTLEEIEQLFGKQAVDFASEAVISKSTRV from the exons TGCCCAGCAGGCCGGCTGATGCCTTCGCTCCAGCAGCGGCCGTCGGCACTGAGCAAGAGGTCCACAAGAGCCCAGCTGCTCCGACGAGACGGCCGCTGTACTTTGCAGTGTTCGCTGCCTACTTGGGCAGTATGGCTTTCGGCTTCGCCATCACCTACTCGTCGCCGGCGTTGCCCGACGTCCGGCCCAGGATGAACTTCACCGTCGAGGACAGTGCCTGGTTCGGCTCGCTCGTCAAATGCGGCTCCATTTTCGGCGGCCTGCTCGGAG GGCAGCTTGTGAACATGGTCGGTCGACGGGCGACTCTCTTCATCTCTTGCGGCTGGTTTATCGCTGGCTGGTTGTGCATCATCTTGGCCCAGTCAATCCCCCTGTTGTTCTCCGGGCGAGCCCTTACAGGTGTTGCTGTCGGCATCGTGGCGCCTGCAGTGCCTGTATTTATATCCGAGATCTGCCCGTCCAACATTCGCGGTCTACTTAATACTGGCAGCAATGTTGCCCTCTACTGCGGCATCCTGGCCACTTACGTCCTCGGGAAGTGGCTTGCTTACCAGCACCTCGCCATCGCGCTCATGGCGCCAACAGTCCTCATGAGCGTCCTGTTATTCTGGACGAAGGAGTCTCCCCGCTGGCTTCTTCAGAAAGGCCGCCATGAGGCGGCGCTGGAGTCAGCACTGTTCTACTACGGACCAGAGGGCAAGAAGGAGTTAGATGCCATTGAAGAAAGCCTTTGCGGAACCGAGCAATTCCGCTTACGGGACCTAGCTGTGCCGTACGTGTACAGGCCATTCTTGTGCATGCTGTTGGTCATGTTTGTACAGCAGTCATCGGGAGTGACCGTCCTAGTAGTTTACACACACGACATCTTCCGCGAGGCGGGAACGTCGATTCCGTCGGACGACTGCAGCATAATCATTGGTGTAGTGCAAGTGTTCGTGGTGGCGATCGCCACAGTACTGACGGATCGCGTCGGGCGCAAGATCCTGCTCTTGGTCTCCACTTTGGCAACGAGCATGTGCTTGTTCCTGTTCGGATACTCTTTTTACCTCAAACAGCACAGCCCGGAGACATTCGCCACCTCATACACATGGCTGCCGATTGCGTCGGTGGGACTGATCTTTGTGGCATTCAACATCGGCATGGGCCACCTTCCTTGGTTACTTCTCGGAGAGATGCTGCCGCTACGCGTAAAAGGTTTTGCCACGGGATTCTGCACAGCGTTCTCCTTCGGCTACTCGTTCCTTCTCATCAAGGAGTTTTACAGGCTACAGTTTGTTCTGGGGGTAGCAGGGTCCTATTGGCTATTCGGTATCTTGCTTCTCGTAGGCTTCCTTCTATTCTGGATTTTTCTtccagaaacaaaaagaaaaacgctaGAAGAAATTGAGCAGCTTTTTGGAAAGCAAGCGGTTGACTTCGCCAGCGAAGCGGTGATCAGCAAAAGCACTCGTGTGTAG
- the LOC135901154 gene encoding facilitated trehalose transporter Tret1-like isoform X3 — MAFGFAITYSSPALPDVRPRMNFTVEDSAWFGSLVKCGSIFGGLLGGQLVNMVGRRATLFISCGWFIAGWLCIILAQSIPLLFSGRALTGVAVGIVAPAVPVFISEICPSNIRGLLNTGSNVALYCGILATYVLGKWLAYQHLAIALMAPTVLMSVLLFWTKESPRWLLQKGRHEAALESALFYYGPEGKKELDAIEESLCGTEQFRLRDLAVPYVYRPFLCMLLVMFVQQSSGVTVLVVYTHDIFREAGTSIPSDDCSIIIGVVQVFVVAIATVLTDRVGRKILLLVSTLATSMCLFLFGYSFYLKQHSPETFATSYTWLPIASVGLIFVAFNIGMGHLPWLLLGEMLPLRVKGFATGFCTAFSFGYSFLLIKEFYRLQFVLGVAGSYWLFGILLLVGFLLFWIFLPETKRKTLEEIEQLFGKQAVDFASEAVISKSTRV; from the exons ATGGCTTTCGGCTTCGCCATCACCTACTCGTCGCCGGCGTTGCCCGACGTCCGGCCCAGGATGAACTTCACCGTCGAGGACAGTGCCTGGTTCGGCTCGCTCGTCAAATGCGGCTCCATTTTCGGCGGCCTGCTCGGAG GGCAGCTTGTGAACATGGTCGGTCGACGGGCGACTCTCTTCATCTCTTGCGGCTGGTTTATCGCTGGCTGGTTGTGCATCATCTTGGCCCAGTCAATCCCCCTGTTGTTCTCCGGGCGAGCCCTTACAGGTGTTGCTGTCGGCATCGTGGCGCCTGCAGTGCCTGTATTTATATCCGAGATCTGCCCGTCCAACATTCGCGGTCTACTTAATACTGGCAGCAATGTTGCCCTCTACTGCGGCATCCTGGCCACTTACGTCCTCGGGAAGTGGCTTGCTTACCAGCACCTCGCCATCGCGCTCATGGCGCCAACAGTCCTCATGAGCGTCCTGTTATTCTGGACGAAGGAGTCTCCCCGCTGGCTTCTTCAGAAAGGCCGCCATGAGGCGGCGCTGGAGTCAGCACTGTTCTACTACGGACCAGAGGGCAAGAAGGAGTTAGATGCCATTGAAGAAAGCCTTTGCGGAACCGAGCAATTCCGCTTACGGGACCTAGCTGTGCCGTACGTGTACAGGCCATTCTTGTGCATGCTGTTGGTCATGTTTGTACAGCAGTCATCGGGAGTGACCGTCCTAGTAGTTTACACACACGACATCTTCCGCGAGGCGGGAACGTCGATTCCGTCGGACGACTGCAGCATAATCATTGGTGTAGTGCAAGTGTTCGTGGTGGCGATCGCCACAGTACTGACGGATCGCGTCGGGCGCAAGATCCTGCTCTTGGTCTCCACTTTGGCAACGAGCATGTGCTTGTTCCTGTTCGGATACTCTTTTTACCTCAAACAGCACAGCCCGGAGACATTCGCCACCTCATACACATGGCTGCCGATTGCGTCGGTGGGACTGATCTTTGTGGCATTCAACATCGGCATGGGCCACCTTCCTTGGTTACTTCTCGGAGAGATGCTGCCGCTACGCGTAAAAGGTTTTGCCACGGGATTCTGCACAGCGTTCTCCTTCGGCTACTCGTTCCTTCTCATCAAGGAGTTTTACAGGCTACAGTTTGTTCTGGGGGTAGCAGGGTCCTATTGGCTATTCGGTATCTTGCTTCTCGTAGGCTTCCTTCTATTCTGGATTTTTCTtccagaaacaaaaagaaaaacgctaGAAGAAATTGAGCAGCTTTTTGGAAAGCAAGCGGTTGACTTCGCCAGCGAAGCGGTGATCAGCAAAAGCACTCGTGTGTAG